TTTGCCGAAGCTGTTGCCATTGGCCACACAGCACATAAAATGACCGCGATAATGGCCGGCTTTATTCCGTAAAGGTAGGGTTCAACTTCCGGGAGGGTGCCATAGTTTTTATACAGCCATGCTATGCATCCCGTAAGGATTATGGCAGGAAGGATAAAAAATAGCCCTGCGGCTACCAGCCCTTTTACTCCGGCTCTTTCTTTTCCTAAATGAATCGCAAGTTCGGTACTGTTTGGCCCGGGAATAAGGTTTGTGGCTCCTACAAGGTCCATAAATGCCGAATCATCCATCCATTTGCGTTTGGCTACAACTTCATGGCGCATCATAGCAATATGGGCTGCGGGACCGCCAAAAGCAGTAATGCCCAGCCTTGCAAATAATGCAATGGTTTCTTTAAGCCGGTGCTCCATTCGTATTACGCGTTGTAGTGACCGCCTTATCTACAGACCATCTTCCACCTCCTTTTATTAATAAAAAAATGCTTCCCAAAAGCATCGACCAGTCGGTCCTGCTGCCGTGGAGGAGTTCCCAAAATCCTTCATTGGCATACACTTCCGACTTGGTAGTAGCAAATGCCACCAGCATAATAACGGCCAGCGGGATATTGGCGAGGCGGGTAAGCAATCCTGTGATTACCAGAATTCCGCAGGCAATTTCAAACGAACCCACCAATGTCCCCAGCATATCGGGCTCCGGAAAACCGATCTTTTCAAAGCGCCCGGCTCCCCTTAGCTCGGGAAACAGGAATTTTTGTATGCCTTCCGAAAGGAACACCGCACCAACGATCATCCGGATAATTATCGTTGTTTTGGAATTATCAGTTGTAAGGTAAGGGAATTT
Above is a genomic segment from Flavobacterium album containing:
- a CDS encoding DoxX family protein; this translates as MKFPYLTTDNSKTTIIIRMIVGAVFLSEGIQKFLFPELRGAGRFEKIGFPEPDMLGTLVGSFEIACGILVITGLLTRLANIPLAVIMLVAFATTKSEVYANEGFWELLHGSRTDWSMLLGSIFLLIKGGGRWSVDKAVTTTRNTNGAPA